From the genome of Castor canadensis chromosome 4, mCasCan1.hap1v2, whole genome shotgun sequence, one region includes:
- the Neu4 gene encoding sialidase-4 isoform X2, whose product MGAPRVPGRTVLFQRERTGLTYRVPALLPVPPGPTLLAFAEQRLSPDDSHAHRLVLRRGTLAGGSLRWGALRVLGTAALEEHRSMNPCPVLDAGSGTVFLFFIAVLGHTPEAVQIATGRNAARLCCVTSRDAGLTWGSARDLTEEAIGPAVQNWATFAVGPGHGVQLRSGRLLVPAYTYRVDRRECFGKICWTSPHSFTFYSDDHGHTWHCGGLVPNLRSGECQLAAVDGGFLYCNARSPLGNRVQALSTDGGTSFLPGELVPSLAETARGCQGSIVGFPAPVPSRPQDKGWSLGTRNTPCPPLLCPGVQEFPGEGVGGTCGGWVPRGPFCHPQPWGDGSEQPGWEPGLGEDRRALVPVLPMRCAALPQSSTWLLYSHPAGRRARLDMGIYLSRSPLDPHSWTDPWVIYEGPSGYSDLASLGPVSGATLAFACLFESGARAAYDDISFCMFSLRDVLENVPTGSELPSHRDKPWGRCRPS is encoded by the exons ATGGGAGCCCCGCGTGTTCCTGGGCGCACGGTGCTCTTCCAGCGGGAGAGGACAGGGCTGACCTACCGCGTGCCGGCGTTGCTCCCTGTGCCCCCTGGGCCCACCTTGCTGGCCTTTGCGGAGCAGCGGCTCAGCCCCGACGACTCCCACGCCCATCGCCTGGTGCTGAGGAGGGGCACGCTGGCCGGGGGCTCCCTGCGG TGGGGCGCCCTGCGCGTGCTGGGGACCGCCGCCCTGGAGGAGCACCGGTCCATGAACCCCTGCCCCGTGCTGGACGCGGGCTCGGGCACCGTCTTCCTCTTCTTCATCGCCGTGCTGGGTCACACGCCCGAGGCCGTGCAGATTGCCACCGGCAGGAATGCGGCTCGGCTCTGCTGCGTGACCAGCCGCGACGCGGGCCTCACCTGGGGCAGCGCCCGCGACCTCACGGAGGAGGCCATAGGCCCAGCTGTGCAGA ACTGGGCCACCTTTGCAGTGGGTCCAGGCCATGGGGTCCAGCTGCGCTCAGGTCGCCTGTTGGTGCCAGCTTATACCTACCGTGTGGACCGTCGGGAGTGTTTTGGCAAGATTTGCTGGACCAGCCCACACTCCTTCACCTTCTACAGTGATGACCATGGCCACACCTGGCACTGTGGAGGCCTTGTGCCCAACCTGCGCTCGGGTGAGTGCCAGCTGGCTGCGGTGGATGGTGGCTTCCTCTACTGCAATGCCCGGAGCCCCCTGGGCAACCGTGTACAGGCTCTCAGCACCGATGGGGGCACCTCCTTCTTGCCTGGGGAGCTTGTGCCCTCCCTGGCCGAGACTGCCCGGGGCTGCCAGGGCAGCATTGTGGGCTTCCCAGCCCCAGTCCCCAGCAGGCCTCAGGATAAGGGATGGTCATTGGGCACCAGGAACACCCCTTGCCCTCCGCTCCTCTGTCCTGGAGTTCAGGAATTCCCAGGGGAGGGTGTTGGGGGCACTTGCGGGGGTTGGGTGCCTAGAGGGCCCTTCTGCCACCCACAGCCCTGGGGGGATGGCTCAGAGCAGCCTGGCTGGGAGCCTGGGCTAGGTGAGGACAGGAGAGCCTTGGTCCCAGTGCTCCCCATGCGCTGTGCCGCCCTACCTCAGAGCTCCACGTGGCTGCTGTATTCCCACCCAGCGGGGCGCAGAGCTCGGCTAGACATGGGAATCTACCTGAGCCGGTCCCCCCTGGACCCGCACAGTTGGACAGATCCTTGGGTGATCTATGAGGGCCCCAGCGGCTATTCCGACCTGGCGTCCCTTGGGCCTGTGTCCGGGGCAACCCTGGCCTTTGCCTGTCTGTTTGAGAGCGGGGCTAGGGCCGCCTATGATGACATCTCCTTCTGCATGTTCTCCCTGCGTGATGTCCTGGAGAACGTGCCCACAGGCTCCGAGCTGCCCAGTCACAGGGACAAGCCCTGGGGGCGCTGCCGGCCCTCCTGA
- the Neu4 gene encoding sialidase-4 isoform X1 has product MGAPRVPGRTVLFQRERTGLTYRVPALLPVPPGPTLLAFAEQRLSPDDSHAHRLVLRRGTLAGGSLRVSDLAPRRHRRETEAQVCGRPSGLGPGPGADALASESSLLRQWGALRVLGTAALEEHRSMNPCPVLDAGSGTVFLFFIAVLGHTPEAVQIATGRNAARLCCVTSRDAGLTWGSARDLTEEAIGPAVQNWATFAVGPGHGVQLRSGRLLVPAYTYRVDRRECFGKICWTSPHSFTFYSDDHGHTWHCGGLVPNLRSGECQLAAVDGGFLYCNARSPLGNRVQALSTDGGTSFLPGELVPSLAETARGCQGSIVGFPAPVPSRPQDKGWSLGTRNTPCPPLLCPGVQEFPGEGVGGTCGGWVPRGPFCHPQPWGDGSEQPGWEPGLGEDRRALVPVLPMRCAALPQSSTWLLYSHPAGRRARLDMGIYLSRSPLDPHSWTDPWVIYEGPSGYSDLASLGPVSGATLAFACLFESGARAAYDDISFCMFSLRDVLENVPTGSELPSHRDKPWGRCRPS; this is encoded by the exons ATGGGAGCCCCGCGTGTTCCTGGGCGCACGGTGCTCTTCCAGCGGGAGAGGACAGGGCTGACCTACCGCGTGCCGGCGTTGCTCCCTGTGCCCCCTGGGCCCACCTTGCTGGCCTTTGCGGAGCAGCGGCTCAGCCCCGACGACTCCCACGCCCATCGCCTGGTGCTGAGGAGGGGCACGCTGGCCGGGGGCTCCCTGCGGGTAAGTGACCTGGCGCCGAGGCGGCACAGacgggaaactgaggcccaggtcTGCGGACGTCCCTCGGGACTGGGCCCAGGCCCAGGTGCAGATGCCCTGGCCAGCGAGTCATCTCTCCTCCGGCAGTGGGGCGCCCTGCGCGTGCTGGGGACCGCCGCCCTGGAGGAGCACCGGTCCATGAACCCCTGCCCCGTGCTGGACGCGGGCTCGGGCACCGTCTTCCTCTTCTTCATCGCCGTGCTGGGTCACACGCCCGAGGCCGTGCAGATTGCCACCGGCAGGAATGCGGCTCGGCTCTGCTGCGTGACCAGCCGCGACGCGGGCCTCACCTGGGGCAGCGCCCGCGACCTCACGGAGGAGGCCATAGGCCCAGCTGTGCAGA ACTGGGCCACCTTTGCAGTGGGTCCAGGCCATGGGGTCCAGCTGCGCTCAGGTCGCCTGTTGGTGCCAGCTTATACCTACCGTGTGGACCGTCGGGAGTGTTTTGGCAAGATTTGCTGGACCAGCCCACACTCCTTCACCTTCTACAGTGATGACCATGGCCACACCTGGCACTGTGGAGGCCTTGTGCCCAACCTGCGCTCGGGTGAGTGCCAGCTGGCTGCGGTGGATGGTGGCTTCCTCTACTGCAATGCCCGGAGCCCCCTGGGCAACCGTGTACAGGCTCTCAGCACCGATGGGGGCACCTCCTTCTTGCCTGGGGAGCTTGTGCCCTCCCTGGCCGAGACTGCCCGGGGCTGCCAGGGCAGCATTGTGGGCTTCCCAGCCCCAGTCCCCAGCAGGCCTCAGGATAAGGGATGGTCATTGGGCACCAGGAACACCCCTTGCCCTCCGCTCCTCTGTCCTGGAGTTCAGGAATTCCCAGGGGAGGGTGTTGGGGGCACTTGCGGGGGTTGGGTGCCTAGAGGGCCCTTCTGCCACCCACAGCCCTGGGGGGATGGCTCAGAGCAGCCTGGCTGGGAGCCTGGGCTAGGTGAGGACAGGAGAGCCTTGGTCCCAGTGCTCCCCATGCGCTGTGCCGCCCTACCTCAGAGCTCCACGTGGCTGCTGTATTCCCACCCAGCGGGGCGCAGAGCTCGGCTAGACATGGGAATCTACCTGAGCCGGTCCCCCCTGGACCCGCACAGTTGGACAGATCCTTGGGTGATCTATGAGGGCCCCAGCGGCTATTCCGACCTGGCGTCCCTTGGGCCTGTGTCCGGGGCAACCCTGGCCTTTGCCTGTCTGTTTGAGAGCGGGGCTAGGGCCGCCTATGATGACATCTCCTTCTGCATGTTCTCCCTGCGTGATGTCCTGGAGAACGTGCCCACAGGCTCCGAGCTGCCCAGTCACAGGGACAAGCCCTGGGGGCGCTGCCGGCCCTCCTGA